The Fundidesulfovibrio terrae genomic sequence AGGCTGGCCCCAGGTGGCCTCGATGAGCCGGTCGGTGTCCAGGTGCGCCCAGCCCAGGCGCTCCGCCAGGGCCTTGCCCAGGGTGGACTTGCCCGCCCCGGCGATGCCGATGAGGCTGACGCACTGTTCGTCCGTGATGCGCCCCATGGGGGCGAAGGACGCGGTGGCTGCGCTGCGTGGTTCCTGGTTCTTCATGTTTCGCCGGATGGGCCGCGCCCGGTGCGGTTGTCGGGTGAGGCCCGCGCGGACATGCCTGCCCGCACGGGTCCTGAAGTCATGACGCCATAATGGCGGATGTCCCGGCCGAGCGCAACAGGAGGATGCCCCGGCCAGTGCTCGCGCCGACACCCAGGCCGGTGCTCCGGGCAAACAGCGCCCCGGGCGCTAGCCGCCCAGGTAGGCCTTCTTCACTTCCGGGTTGTCGCGCAGTTCGTCGCAGGGTCCTTCCGCCACGATGCGCCCCGTGTCCAGCACGTAGCCCCGGTGCGCGAAGTCCAGCGCCAGGCGGGCGTTCTGTTCGACCAAGAGGATGGTCATGCCCTGCTGGTTGAGCTTCTTGAGCGTGCGGAACATGTCGTACATGAGAAGCGGGGCCAGGCCCATGCTGGGTTCGTCCAGCAGGATGAACTCCGCGCCGCTCATGAGCGCGCGGCTCACGGCCAGCATCTGCTGCTCGCCGCCCGAGAGCGATTCGGCGCGCTGCTTGCGGCGCTCTCCCAGGCGGGGGAACAGCTCGAAGACGAAGTCCAGGTCCTTGGGGAGCTT encodes the following:
- a CDS encoding ABC transporter ATP-binding protein: MMLSVSNLKVKYGNIEALHGVSFTVNKGEIVTLIGANGAGKTTTLLSIARLGPPEGPKVIQGDITFDGKSLLSVPAHQVVADLHMVLVPEGRHIFGNLTVMDNLTLATYARQDKDKLPKDLDFVFELFPRLGERRKQRAESLSGGEQQMLAVSRALMSGAEFILLDEPSMGLAPLLMYDMFRTLKKLNQQGMTILLVEQNARLALDFAHRGYVLDTGRIVAEGPCDELRDNPEVKKAYLGG